A part of Halobaculum sp. MBLA0143 genomic DNA contains:
- a CDS encoding inositol monophosphatase, whose protein sequence is MSESTRAAVAIAAARAGARVAGGEFRGDLPVETKSSETDVVTAADREAQSRVVETVAETFPDETVVGEEGDLRKTVPQTGPAWIVDPIDGTNNFVREVGEFATAVAAVDDAEPLAAATVLPAHGDAYRADEETLYRNDEPVSVSDVSQPELACVVPTVWWPPDRREEYARACSAIVRRFADLRRFGSAQAALARLAAGSVEGVVTNVDCNPWDTVAGVHMVRVAGGRVTDLDGDRWTAGDRGLVASNGAVHDAVLSTAREIDTAAD, encoded by the coding sequence ATGAGCGAGTCGACACGCGCCGCGGTCGCGATCGCGGCGGCCCGTGCGGGCGCACGAGTTGCCGGCGGCGAGTTCCGTGGCGACCTCCCCGTCGAGACGAAGTCGTCGGAGACGGACGTGGTGACGGCCGCCGACCGCGAGGCTCAGTCGCGGGTGGTCGAGACGGTCGCGGAGACGTTCCCCGACGAGACGGTCGTCGGTGAGGAAGGAGACCTCCGGAAGACCGTCCCACAGACTGGCCCCGCTTGGATCGTTGACCCCATCGACGGCACGAACAACTTCGTCCGCGAGGTCGGGGAGTTCGCCACCGCGGTCGCGGCCGTCGACGACGCGGAGCCGCTCGCGGCCGCGACCGTGCTGCCGGCCCACGGTGACGCCTACCGCGCCGACGAGGAGACGCTGTACCGCAACGACGAACCGGTGTCCGTGTCGGACGTGTCGCAGCCGGAGTTGGCGTGTGTGGTGCCGACGGTGTGGTGGCCGCCGGACCGTCGCGAGGAGTACGCCCGGGCGTGTTCCGCCATCGTCCGACGGTTCGCCGACCTACGACGGTTCGGCAGCGCGCAGGCCGCGCTCGCCAGACTCGCCGCCGGCTCCGTCGAAGGTGTCGTCACGAACGTCGACTGTAACCCCTGGGACACGGTCGCCGGGGTCCACATGGTGCGTGTCGCCGGCGGCCGAGTCACCGACCTCGACGGCGACCGGTGGACCGCCGGCGACCGCGGGCTCGTCGCCTCCAACGGCGCCGTCCACGACGCCGTGCTGTCGACCGCCCGGGAGATCGACACCGCGGCCGACTGA
- a CDS encoding TIGR01548 family HAD-type hydrolase codes for MQVDTVVLDVDGVLVDVADSYRRAVVETVARVHDTDPPRAVIQPLKDAGGFNNDWLVTDAVALYVLARRAGYDGDPTAFGGAVGDHGGGLTGVHDALEAALGDDYDEIRAAWDSDRLRETFQALYLGADLYREIEGGEPPVETAGFVHEEPLLATAATLATLTDRYPVCVLTGRPAAEADIALDRVGLSVPSKRRFTMDDWEAGKPDPGALVTLADRTDADRVAFAGDTLDDVRTAVNADTADETTDYEGVGVLTGGLRGTEGRRKFEGAGASLVVDDVNALPDALE; via the coding sequence ATGCAGGTCGACACGGTCGTGCTGGACGTGGACGGGGTGCTCGTAGACGTGGCCGACTCCTACCGTCGGGCGGTCGTCGAGACGGTCGCGCGGGTCCACGACACGGACCCGCCACGGGCGGTGATCCAGCCGCTGAAAGACGCCGGCGGCTTCAACAACGACTGGCTCGTCACGGACGCGGTCGCGTTGTACGTCCTCGCGCGACGGGCCGGCTACGACGGCGACCCGACGGCGTTCGGCGGCGCCGTCGGCGACCACGGCGGCGGTCTGACGGGAGTCCACGACGCCCTCGAGGCCGCGCTTGGCGACGACTACGACGAGATCCGGGCGGCGTGGGACTCCGACCGGCTCCGGGAGACGTTCCAGGCGCTGTACCTGGGTGCCGACCTCTACCGCGAGATCGAGGGCGGCGAACCACCCGTCGAGACCGCGGGGTTCGTCCACGAGGAGCCCCTGCTGGCGACGGCGGCGACGCTCGCGACGCTGACGGATCGCTACCCGGTGTGTGTGCTCACCGGGCGTCCGGCGGCCGAGGCCGACATCGCGTTGGACCGAGTCGGGCTGTCCGTCCCGTCGAAGCGGCGGTTCACGATGGACGACTGGGAGGCGGGGAAGCCGGACCCGGGGGCGCTCGTGACGCTGGCCGATCGGACGGACGCCGACCGGGTGGCGTTCGCCGGCGACACCCTGGACGACGTGCGGACGGCCGTCAACGCCGACACGGCCGACGAGACGACCGACTACGAGGGCGTCGGGGTGCTCACGGGCGGGCTCCGGGGGACGGAGGGTCGTCGGAAGTTCGAGGGCGCGGGCGCGAGTCTCGTCGTCGACGACGTGAACGCGCTGCCCGACGCGCTGGAGTGA
- a CDS encoding Lrp/AsnC family transcriptional regulator: protein MDDGELDSVDRRILYHLQRDARRTSSSEIAEKLDVSPSTVRTRLNRLEDGGIVRGYHVDIDYERAGYPLYTKIVCTAPVTERDELAERAQEIDGVTAVREVMTGERNVYVNAIGESHDDLFRIASELDELGLDVVNEQLVRSEYVCPYHGFGTVDDFDTVEE, encoded by the coding sequence GGCGGATTCTCTATCACCTCCAGCGCGACGCCAGGCGGACCTCCTCCAGTGAGATCGCCGAGAAGCTGGACGTGTCACCCAGCACTGTCCGGACGCGGCTCAACAGGCTGGAAGACGGGGGGATCGTCCGCGGCTACCACGTCGACATCGACTACGAACGGGCGGGCTACCCTCTGTACACGAAGATCGTCTGTACGGCACCGGTCACGGAGCGGGACGAACTCGCGGAGCGCGCCCAGGAGATCGACGGGGTCACCGCCGTCCGAGAGGTGATGACCGGCGAGCGAAACGTCTACGTCAACGCCATCGGCGAGTCACACGACGACCTCTTCCGGATCGCCAGCGAACTGGACGAACTCGGCTTGGACGTGGTCAACGAACAGCTCGTCCGCAGCGAGTACGTCTGTCCGTACCACGGCTTCGGCACGGTCGACGACTTCGACACCGTCGAGGAGTGA